Below is a genomic region from Spirosoma radiotolerans.
TTTGACAAGGTGGTTAATGCAAACCGGGGGAAAGTAATCTACCTGCTTTTCTTTTCGCCGACCGACGAAGCCGCCCGGCAGGCGGCCATTGATGCCCAGCGCCTGCGAAACGCCTACAGCTCGCGCGATTTCTCGCTCGTTTATCTGCCATTGCCGGGTACTGATCAATCCTTATGGCCTGAAATTTCTACCCGGTATAATCTCGCCGGTGATCATCTTTTATTAACGGATAATCAATTGCTTGATGTCGTTGAGCGGCTCCGCTCCGACAATGACCTTTCAGGAACAGTCATTAATCGAACGGGAAAGATCGTAAAACGAAACGCGCCCTTGCCGGGCGCGTTTGATGAAGTCAAGAAATTGATTGACAAAAATCTGTAGATCAGCTAAATCAGCACGGTACCGTTTATTTTGCCCACCAGCATTTGGTCTTCAGGGTGTTGACACTTGCATGGCGGCCAGAGCAGCGTTCAAATTAACCTTGTTTCCGCTTAGCTCAACTTCTATAATCCGTGTTGATCCAGCAAATACACCAGGGCCGCCATGGAAGCAGCACCGAGTTCAAGTTCGCGCTGACTAACGGTCTCAAATTTATCAATTGTCGTGTGGTGGTAATCGAAATACCGTTGAGAATCAGGCTTAAACCCAAACAGGACCGTTCCTGATTGCGCTAACGGGCCAATGTCGGCTCCGCCCCCACCAGCGCCAATTTCCAGAAGACCGTAGGGCGCCAGCAGTGGTTTCCAGGGCATTACTTTTGCCCGTTGATCGGGCGTACCCACAATCCCAAAGCCGCGTGGCGTGAATCCTCCATTGTCGGACTCGACGGCAGCAATGTGTTTTTCGTTGTTCTTTTTGGCTAGGTCAGCATATTGCACCCCGCCCCGAAGGCCGTTTTCCTCGTTCATGAACATAACCGCCCGAATGGTACGCTTTGGCCTGATACCCAGGACTTTCATAATTCGGAGAACTTCGATAGACTGTACACAGCCCGCACCATCGTCGTGCGCCCCTTCGGCCAAATCCCAAGAATCCAGGTGGCCACCCACAACAATGATTTCATCGGGTTTTTCGCTGCCTTTGATTTCGCCCACTACGTTGTATGACTTGGCATCGGGCAGGGACTCGCAATTTTGTTTGAAATAGAACATCAGCCCTGGGTTCTCCGCTAAAGACTTGCTCAATAAATCGGCTCCGTTGGTGCTTATGGCTGCCGTCGGAATCAGCGGAACACCGGTGCCGTAGCGCATGCCGCCCACGTGCGGGTTATCGTCGTGTATGTTGGTCATGGAGCGTACAATAGCACCAACAGCCCCCAACTTAGCGGCTTCTGTAGCGCCATTGGCCCGCTGGTCGACCGCTCCGCCGTAGGCTTCGAAGGTATTGATTTTGGTCGGGTCCATGGGGCGGTTAAAAAAGACAATCTTACCCTTCACTTTATCCGGCCCTAATTCCCGCAATTCAGGGAAGCTTTTCACTTCAATAACGCCAGCCTCGACACCTTTTGGACCGGTGGCCACCGAACCGCCCAGGGCAGCAATCGGCACCGTCGTTTTCTGTTTTCCAATGCGAATATAGGCTTCTTCTTTAGCGCCCCGCACCCAATACGGCACCATCACATCCTGCAAAAACACCCGGTCGAACCCCTCTTTTTCCATGACCTGTTTCGTCCAGTCAACAGCTTTCTGAGCACCTGCCGAACCGCTCAGGCGCGGGCCAATCTGTTTTGTCAGGTAACGCAACCAATCGTACGACTTGCCATTGGCGAGGGCTTCGTTATAGATTTTCCGGATGGTGACCGAGTCGGCGTTTTGCGCCTGGGCATACCCGACCAGCACCGTAAAGAGAAGCGTAATTGTTTTTTTCATTGTAGCGGCTGTATTGGTTAAGAAGGCAATATACAGAAAAGCCCGGCTGCTTTCCAGCAACCGGGCTTGTGTGCATGTATGTTCTGGCAATTACATATTGATCGCCCGATTGTCGGTAGCAGCCAGACAGGCTTCTTTGAACGCTTCGGTATAGGTTGGGTGCGCGTGCGACATACGTGATACATCTTCGGCAGAGGCCCGGAATTCCATGGCAACAACTGCTTCGGCAATCATATCGGCGGTGCGGGCACCAATCATGTGAACGCCCAGAATCTCGTCGGTTTCTTTATGAGCCAGCACTTTCACTAATCCATCCACGTCCATGCTCGCGCGGGCACGACCCAGTGCCTTAAACGGAAACGAACCGACTTTATACGGAATACCTTCCTGCTTCACTTCCTCTTCGGTGTATCCGACCGATGCTACTTCTGGCCAGGTATAGACCACACCCGGAATCAGCCGGTAGTGAATATGCGGCTTCTGCCCAACGATGGTTTCGGCAATAAACGTACCTTCCTCTTCGGCTTTGTGCGCCAGCATAGCACCCCGAATAACATCGCCGAGTGCATAGATGTGCGGAACGCTTGTCCGGAGGTAATTGTCTACTTCAACTTTCCCCCGAGCATCAGTTTTCAGGCCAGCCGCTTCGAGGTTTAATCCATCGGTATAGGGGCGACGGCCAACCGACACCAGGCAGTAATCGCCGGTGAGAGTGATCTGTTCGCCCTTGGGTGTGTCGACGCTGACAACGACTTCATCGCCCGTGTTCTCCACTTTGGTCACTTTATGGCTGAAGTAAAAATCGGCACCAAGTTTTTTGATAGCCTTTTGAAGTTCTTTGCCCATCGTTTTGTCCATGGTTGGAATCATTGAATCGGCAAACTCCACAAATGACACTTTCGAGCCGAGCCGGGCGTATACCGACCCTAATTCCGCGCCAATCACACCCGCGCCAATCACAATCAAGTGCTTCGGAACTTCAGAAAGTGTAAGTGCTTCGGTGGACGTGATCACCCGCTTTTTATCAATTGGCATCGAGGGAAACGACATCGGCTTCGACCCCGTTGCAATCACGATGTTTTTGCCTTTGATAATCTGTTCCGAGCCATCTTCCTTGGTAATTTTGATGGTATGCGGATCGACAAACGAGCCAAAACCATGCAGCTCGTCGATCTTGTTTTTCTTCATCAGAAAGGTGATTCCTTTCGTTGTCTGATCGACCACGCTAGCCTTGCGGGCAATCATTTGGGCCAGATCGACCTGCAGGTCGGCCAGCTTGATTCCATGCTCGGCAAACGTGTGGGCAGCATTGTAATAATGCTCTGACGAGTCGAGTAGCGCTTTCGATGGAATGCAGCCTACATTAAGACAGGTGCCACCCAGCGACTGGTATTTTTCGATAATGGCCGTTTTTAGTCCGAGTTGGGCACAGCGAATCGCGCCTGTATAGCCACCCGGCCCCGAACCAATGAAAATCACATCGTATTCCATGAATGAAATTATTTTTTTGATGGTTGTGGCTTGAGGTTTGTTGCTAGCTCACGGCCAAATCCGTTGCCCGCTGGACAACCGAAAACCTCAAACCACAAACATCAACCTGTTTACCAAGAAAGCATTCTGACTGCAAATTTGGTTCAGAATTTGATTACCCAAACCGATTTGTTAAAAATCGTGTTGGTTCTATCGTAAGGTTCTCTTCATCAAGGGCCGTTTTATCTTGATTTATGCGTTTCGTTTATCTTGTTCTTCTCTTATCCACACTGGTAGTCAGTAGTTGCAACGACCCGGCTCAGCAAACACAACCGAACGTTTATTATGATGTGTTAAGCTATGTGAAAGGCCAGATCACTGACTTGTCGGCCAAAAAACCTCTCATCAGCAAGACGGTTGCCATCAATGAAAAGCGGAATCAGCAAACGACCCGCGAGATTAACTGGACGCGCGAGCTGGAATTATTCACGCAGGCCGATATCAACAAACCCGCCCTTCGTAGCAGCTACCAGATTACCCGGCCCGATTCGCTCACGTATCAGTATACTCTGAAAAATTCGGAGGAGCGGTTGACGGTTCGGTCGCTTACGGTGCGTCTTGATGCGGCTACGCACAAGCCAAGCCGCATTGACGCTGTTTTGCAGACCAAGAACCCACTTTATTCGTCGGAACGTCGTTTATCCCTCCACAGTGGGCCTGGCGTCAATACAGGTTGGGGTATTCGGCATTATACAGTATCGGGTTTCCAGAAACTACCCTATTTCGACAAGAATGAATTTCTGGTTGACGGGCGGTTGCAATAACGACTGGTTACAGACGATCAGGCCATGGCCAGATTTGAGGCAACAGGCAGGATAAAAATAAATGTGGTGCCTTCTCCTTTGCTGGAGTGAATCTCATAACGCCCCTGAATAAGATCCATACGAGCCTGAATATTATGAAGGCCCATACCGGTGGCATCGGTTGGGTCCATACCACAGCCGTTATCCTTTACGATCATATTCAGTTCGTTGTTGAAACGCCGAAACAGAATATCGGCCTCCGTAGCTTCCGAGTGCCGAAGAATATTGCTACAAAGCTCAATGCAGATTGAATAGAGGTTAAACTCAGCCGTTTTGCCTAAGCGAGGTAATTCTTTATTATCTAACCGAAATGTTATTTTCTGGGTCAGGTTGAGTTTGGTCACTAATCGTACCAAGGCTTCCGACAAGCCTTGCTTCTCTAATTCGTCGGGCTGCAAATTATGCGACAGGTAACGAATTTCGGCAAAGGCCTCTTTGGTCATGTTTAGTAAATTGTAATAAATCTTCTGTTCCCCCTCGGCCATGTGTGCCGGGTTCAGCGCCGACATGCTGGTTTTTATAGCCGCAAGTAGGCCCCCCAAACTATCGTGCAGATCGGCAGCCATACGCTTTCGTTCAAGCGTTTGTCCACGCAGGAGTGCTTCTTCAATTTCCCGATTTTTAGCCCGCAATTGATCATTGGCTAATTTCAACTCAACTGTTCGGGCAAACACTTTGTCTTCCAGATCCCGATTCAGCCCTTCAATCTCCCACTTCTGGCGGTTGATCAGCCGATTTTTACGGTAATAAACCATCACAAAGCCAAGGAGCATGGCCAACCCTCCGACCATAACGACCCGCATCAGATTGGCCTGCTGAATGTCGTGCCTCAGCTTATCA
It encodes:
- a CDS encoding M28 family peptidase, coding for MKKTITLLFTVLVGYAQAQNADSVTIRKIYNEALANGKSYDWLRYLTKQIGPRLSGSAGAQKAVDWTKQVMEKEGFDRVFLQDVMVPYWVRGAKEEAYIRIGKQKTTVPIAALGGSVATGPKGVEAGVIEVKSFPELRELGPDKVKGKIVFFNRPMDPTKINTFEAYGGAVDQRANGATEAAKLGAVGAIVRSMTNIHDDNPHVGGMRYGTGVPLIPTAAISTNGADLLSKSLAENPGLMFYFKQNCESLPDAKSYNVVGEIKGSEKPDEIIVVGGHLDSWDLAEGAHDDGAGCVQSIEVLRIMKVLGIRPKRTIRAVMFMNEENGLRGGVQYADLAKKNNEKHIAAVESDNGGFTPRGFGIVGTPDQRAKVMPWKPLLAPYGLLEIGAGGGGADIGPLAQSGTVLFGFKPDSQRYFDYHHTTIDKFETVSQRELELGAASMAALVYLLDQHGL
- the lpdA gene encoding dihydrolipoyl dehydrogenase → MEYDVIFIGSGPGGYTGAIRCAQLGLKTAIIEKYQSLGGTCLNVGCIPSKALLDSSEHYYNAAHTFAEHGIKLADLQVDLAQMIARKASVVDQTTKGITFLMKKNKIDELHGFGSFVDPHTIKITKEDGSEQIIKGKNIVIATGSKPMSFPSMPIDKKRVITSTEALTLSEVPKHLIVIGAGVIGAELGSVYARLGSKVSFVEFADSMIPTMDKTMGKELQKAIKKLGADFYFSHKVTKVENTGDEVVVSVDTPKGEQITLTGDYCLVSVGRRPYTDGLNLEAAGLKTDARGKVEVDNYLRTSVPHIYALGDVIRGAMLAHKAEEEGTFIAETIVGQKPHIHYRLIPGVVYTWPEVASVGYTEEEVKQEGIPYKVGSFPFKALGRARASMDVDGLVKVLAHKETDEILGVHMIGARTADMIAEAVVAMEFRASAEDVSRMSHAHPTYTEAFKEACLAATDNRAINM